A region of bacterium DNA encodes the following proteins:
- the rpsO gene encoding 30S ribosomal protein S15 produces the protein MLDNSRKQEIIQQFRRDDSDTGSPEVQVALLSARITYLSDHFKTHKKDHHSRRGLLKIVSQRRSLLNYLRAKDAERYKTLIASLGIRK, from the coding sequence ATGTTGGACAACAGCAGAAAACAGGAAATCATCCAGCAATTTCGCCGGGATGATTCCGACACGGGGTCGCCCGAGGTTCAGGTGGCGCTGCTTTCGGCGCGCATCACCTACCTCTCGGACCATTTCAAGACGCACAAGAAGGACCACCACTCGCGTCGCGGCCTGCTCAAGATCGTGAGCCAGCGCCGTTCCCTTCTGAACTACCTTCGCGCAAAAGACGCCGAGCGTTACAAGACGCTCATCGCCTCACTCGGCATTCGCAAATAA